The sequence below is a genomic window from Actinokineospora baliensis.
CACCTGGGCGTGCGGCTGGTCGACCGCTCCACCCACCACTTGCGACTGACCGACGCGGGCCGGGACTTCCGCGCTCGGGCCGCCACAGCGGTCGCGGCGGTCGACGCGGCACTCGACCCGGCCAGAGCGGGGACCTGGCCGCTGCGCCTAGGCCATTCCTGGTCCGCCTTGGGTCAACACACGGCGACGGTCCTGCGGCTGTGGCACCGAGCCCACCCCAAGATGCCGCTGGAGCTGTTGCGCATGGACGACCGGTCGGCAGGGCTGGCGTCCGGTCGGGTCGACGCCGCCCTGGTCCGGGCCCCCTTGCGAAGCCCCGGCGTCCGCAGCACCCACCTCTACGACGAACCCCGAGTAGCCGCCGTCTCCGCCGACAGCCCCCTGGCCGACCGCGACACCCTCACCCTCGCCGACCTGGCCACCCACCCCGTCATCGTCAACCCCGCCACCGGCACCACCACCGTCGGCCTGTGGGGCGCGACCCACCGCCCCACCACGGTCCTGGAGGTCGACAACACCGACGACTGGCTCGCGGCCATCGCCGCCACCCAAGGAGTCGGTGTCAGCTCCGCCGCCACCGCCACCATCCACCCCTTCCCCGGCGTCACCTACAAACCCCTCACCGACGCCCCCGCCCTCCCCCTCCACCTGGCCTGGAACGACCCGCCGAGCCACCCGGCGGTCACCGACCTGGCCGCCTTCATCCGGCGGGTCGCACAACCCGCGGGTTGAGCTCCCCCGGACACTCCTGGTCGCATGAACCTCGGAATAATCTCGTGTATTATCGGCGAGGTGAGTGACTCGCTGTGGCCGGACGAGCCGGGGGTGAACCCTCAGGTGCTGGTCGCGGCCCGAGAAGCGCTCGGGTGGACGCAAGGGCAGTTGGCCGATCGGCTGAGTGAGCTGTCCGGGGCGCGGCCGAAGATCAGCCAGGGGTACGTGTCCCGCGTCGAGAAGGGGGTCTTGTCCGCGCAGGCGGACCGGGCCGAGTTGTTCGCAGCGGCGCTGGGGTGCACGGTAGACCTCCTCGTCAGCGAAGCGAAGCTGTGGTCGCTGGGTGATGGGTGCCTCTACCACCGCAATCGCACTTCGACGAAGTCATCAACTTTGCGCAGGCTGCACGCCCAGGTGAACCTGGTGCGGCTCGCTCTGCACCGGCTCGCGGCCGCGGTCGGGGTTGAACTCCCCGTGTTCGACATGACCCCGATGCCGGTCGGTGGTCTTTACGGGCCCAGCGACGCGGCCAGGGCGGTGCGGGAGTCGTTGGGGCTGGGCAAGGGCGCCGTTGAGTCGGTCACTGGCGTCGCAGAACGGCTCGGCGTGCTGGTCGTCCCGATGTCGTTGGGGGGCCGGGAAGTCGACGCGACAAGCCTCCACCCGCCGGGTGAGGCGCCGATTTTCGTGGTCAACACCGATGCGCCCACGGACCGCCAGCGGTTCACCCTCGCGCACGAACTCGGCCACCTCGTCTGCGCACCCGAGGTGGACCTCGATGTGGAGGAGATGGCGCAGGCCTTCGCCGCCGAACTGCTCGCGCCCGCCCGAGAGGTGCGAGTCGACCTGGCCGCTGCCCCGATCACGCCCGCCCGACTGCTCCAGTTGAAATCGGTGTGGCGGGTCTCGGCCGCCGCCTTGTTGCGGCGCGCCGTTGATCTCGCGGTGGTCACCGACTCGCGGTACCGCACGGTGAGCGCGCAGATGTCCGCGTTGGGGTGGCGGTCGACCGAACCGGACCCACTGCCGCGGGAGCGAACTCGGGTCGTCCCCGCCCTGCTGGCGTCTTCGGTGGCCGACCTCGGTGGGCCACGAGCGGCGGCAGGCGTCGCAGGTGCTCCGCTCGAGGTGCTGCGAGGAGCTTTCGGTGTTGGCTTGGTTGACGGGGAGCCTTCGGAAGGGAGTGGGACGTGACCGATGCGGATGCTCTTGCGGTGAGTCTGGCCACGAGGACTGGCCCGATCCGGCCCGGTGGACCCCACGACGACCTGTACGACCGCATGCTCGTCTACACCCGACCCCAGCAGGTTTCGGCCGTCCTTCCGCACTTGAGTGCTGCTCGTGGCGGTTTGGTTCTCGCGGGTGCCAACGTGTATCGCCGTGCTCGGAAGCTGCGGGATGGCGGGTTCGTCGGTCCGTTGCTGATTGATCCGGCTGAGTACGAGACGACTTTTGCCACGCCCGGGCAGCCGTTCGTCGGACCTACCGGCTGCCTTCTGGTACCCCCCTTGTCTGAATTGCTTGACCGTCAACGCTTGGCAGGCGCTACAGCCGTGCTGACTCCCACCGGATACATCGCGGCGGGTGAGGTCGACACTCTCCGCGCCGCGGTTCGCCAAGTGCGGGCACTGGGACGCGACGACGTCATCTTCGTCGTCCCGATGGACATCTCGTTGCTCGGTCGTGCGTTCTTCGCCCAGACCAAAGCCATCCTCGCGGCGGCCGGATGTCCGATCGCGCCGATCTTGGGCGGGCAGTTCGACCCCATCGGCCATGATCCGAAGCGGGTCATCCCGAACTTGCGCGAGCTCGCGGCTGCGGTCCCCCTGCTCCCGTTGCGCACGGATTTCAACGCGTTCGACCTGATGGCGCACGGCGCGTTCGCGGCAGCGATCGGCACGGGTGGGTCAGTTCGCCACACCGTGAGCCCAGCCGAGAAGCCCAAGTCCTTCGGTGGCGGCAAGGACAGGTCGCCGAGCGTGCTCTTTCCCGAACTGGCGTGCTGGTGGCGGGGTAGCAAGATCGCCACACTCTACGGTGCCCGCCCGAACATCGCCGCTCGCTGCCCCTGTGCGGTGTGCGGGCAGCGCAGGCTGACCCGGTTCACCGGA
It includes:
- a CDS encoding LysR family transcriptional regulator encodes the protein MTVELRHLRAFLVIAEEGNITRAAARLHTGQPALSRTLQALESHLGVRLVDRSTHHLRLTDAGRDFRARAATAVAAVDAALDPARAGTWPLRLGHSWSALGQHTATVLRLWHRAHPKMPLELLRMDDRSAGLASGRVDAALVRAPLRSPGVRSTHLYDEPRVAAVSADSPLADRDTLTLADLATHPVIVNPATGTTTVGLWGATHRPTTVLEVDNTDDWLAAIAATQGVGVSSAATATIHPFPGVTYKPLTDAPALPLHLAWNDPPSHPAVTDLAAFIRRVAQPAG
- a CDS encoding helix-turn-helix domain-containing protein; its protein translation is MSDSLWPDEPGVNPQVLVAAREALGWTQGQLADRLSELSGARPKISQGYVSRVEKGVLSAQADRAELFAAALGCTVDLLVSEAKLWSLGDGCLYHRNRTSTKSSTLRRLHAQVNLVRLALHRLAAAVGVELPVFDMTPMPVGGLYGPSDAARAVRESLGLGKGAVESVTGVAERLGVLVVPMSLGGREVDATSLHPPGEAPIFVVNTDAPTDRQRFTLAHELGHLVCAPEVDLDVEEMAQAFAAELLAPAREVRVDLAAAPITPARLLQLKSVWRVSAAALLRRAVDLAVVTDSRYRTVSAQMSALGWRSTEPDPLPRERTRVVPALLASSVADLGGPRAAAGVAGAPLEVLRGAFGVGLVDGEPSEGSGT